From Microbacterium croceum, a single genomic window includes:
- a CDS encoding serine hydrolase, which yields MGAPKPSVPDPANGSDAALRRSQRTGRRLPRRAAVGRRSFTSTLRALEALVDSGAQVSVHVVDLDSHEHVLSGDDHVTLPIAGLGVVPLLIEVASGFESGQLDPLEIVERTSIDAVSTSGLWRHLHAPALPLEDLAVLAATAGDPIAVNALLQKVGHERVRERIESLGLRRTALLDRFRDQRGPDDAPQVAVGSTRELAGLFSALVNSAVVDAAVSAQVSEWLSLNQDLSLVASSTGLDPFAHDHDAHGLLFVNKTGRDRGVRAEAGVLAGPRAGVAYSLIVCFDDLSITHRLRAHDAFRVLGVELMEYTH from the coding sequence GTGGGCGCGCCCAAACCCTCGGTCCCTGACCCCGCCAACGGGTCTGACGCCGCGCTGCGCCGCTCTCAGCGCACGGGGCGGCGCCTTCCACGGCGGGCCGCCGTCGGGCGTCGGTCGTTCACCTCGACCCTGCGCGCGCTGGAAGCTCTCGTGGACTCCGGCGCTCAGGTATCGGTGCACGTCGTCGACCTCGACAGTCACGAGCACGTGCTGTCGGGCGACGATCACGTCACCTTGCCCATCGCCGGGCTCGGGGTGGTGCCGCTGCTGATCGAGGTCGCGTCCGGCTTCGAGAGCGGGCAGCTCGATCCGCTCGAGATCGTCGAGCGCACCAGCATCGACGCGGTGTCGACGTCGGGCCTGTGGCGGCATCTGCACGCACCCGCTCTGCCGCTCGAAGACCTTGCCGTGCTGGCCGCGACGGCCGGCGATCCGATCGCCGTGAACGCGCTGCTGCAGAAGGTCGGGCACGAGCGGGTGCGCGAGCGCATCGAATCCCTCGGGTTGCGCCGCACGGCCCTGCTCGACCGGTTCCGCGACCAGCGCGGACCGGATGATGCGCCGCAGGTCGCCGTCGGCAGCACGCGCGAGCTGGCCGGACTGTTCTCGGCCCTCGTGAACTCCGCGGTGGTCGACGCCGCGGTGAGCGCCCAGGTGTCGGAGTGGCTGAGCCTCAACCAGGATCTGAGCCTGGTCGCGTCCTCCACCGGTCTCGACCCCTTCGCACACGACCATGATGCGCACGGGCTGCTGTTCGTGAACAAGACAGGGCGCGACCGCGGAGTGCGTGCCGAGGCAGGCGTGCTGGCCGGGCCCCGCGCCGGCGTCGCGTACTCGCTCATCGTGTGCTTCGACGACCTGTCGATCACGCACCGGCTGCGCGCGCACGACGCGTTCCGCGTGCTGGGCGTCGAGCTCATGGAGTACACGCACTGA
- a CDS encoding MFS transporter, with translation MGANEDDARRRLSRTPPKWAIVAVLAFAGLCSSFMFTLVVPLQAELPQLLNASREDTTWVVTITLLVAAVATPISGRLGDMYGKRRVVIVLLALLILGSLIAALSGSIVGVIIGRALQGAVTGVVPLGIAIMRDVLPTERLGTAVALMSATMGVGGAIGMPVAALLAQNADWHWLFWLAAGLGVIGLALVLAVIPEDVLRFPGRLDVLGAIGLAIGLTGILLFVSRGAEWGWTAPLSLTCIIGGVVVLLGWGWYQLRTDDPLLDLRVAARPAVLFTNIAAIGMGFALFASNVTFPQLLEGPVSSGSGFGLDMVAASLIIMPAGLVMMVISPLSGWLERTVGPRPLFTVGATAIVLAYVFVLLWSSEVWHILAANLLIGVGIGFTFAAMPMIIMRSVPASETGASNGLNALFRSVGTSSASAVMGGVLAAMSIDVGGVSVPTRAAFDVCFWLAIVAGIVAVVLSLFIPKQHAGERHPSLPG, from the coding sequence GTGGGAGCGAACGAGGATGATGCCAGAAGACGACTCAGCCGCACCCCTCCGAAGTGGGCGATCGTGGCGGTGCTGGCGTTCGCCGGGCTCTGCTCCTCGTTCATGTTCACGCTCGTCGTGCCGCTGCAGGCGGAGCTCCCGCAGCTGCTGAACGCATCACGCGAAGACACCACCTGGGTCGTGACCATCACGCTGCTCGTGGCGGCGGTGGCGACGCCGATCTCCGGCCGCCTGGGCGACATGTACGGCAAGCGCCGCGTCGTGATCGTGCTCCTGGCCCTGCTCATCCTCGGCTCGCTGATCGCCGCACTGTCCGGCTCGATCGTCGGCGTCATCATCGGTCGCGCTCTCCAGGGCGCCGTGACCGGCGTCGTGCCCCTCGGCATCGCGATCATGCGCGATGTGCTGCCGACCGAACGCCTCGGCACCGCCGTCGCGCTGATGAGCGCCACGATGGGCGTGGGCGGCGCGATCGGGATGCCGGTCGCCGCGCTGCTCGCCCAGAACGCCGACTGGCACTGGCTGTTCTGGCTGGCGGCCGGGCTCGGCGTGATCGGTCTCGCGCTCGTGCTCGCCGTGATCCCCGAAGACGTGCTCCGCTTCCCCGGACGCCTCGATGTGCTCGGGGCCATCGGTCTCGCGATCGGCCTCACCGGCATCCTGCTGTTCGTCTCGCGTGGCGCGGAGTGGGGCTGGACAGCTCCGCTCAGCCTCACCTGCATCATCGGTGGCGTCGTGGTGCTGCTGGGGTGGGGCTGGTACCAGCTGCGCACCGACGACCCGCTGCTCGACCTGCGCGTCGCCGCGCGACCGGCCGTGCTGTTCACCAACATCGCTGCGATCGGCATGGGCTTCGCCCTGTTCGCGTCGAACGTGACCTTCCCGCAGCTGCTCGAGGGGCCGGTCTCGTCCGGCTCGGGCTTCGGGCTAGACATGGTCGCCGCGTCGCTGATCATCATGCCGGCCGGACTCGTGATGATGGTCATCTCGCCGCTGTCGGGCTGGCTGGAGCGCACGGTGGGCCCGCGGCCGCTCTTCACGGTCGGAGCGACTGCCATCGTGCTCGCCTACGTGTTCGTGTTGCTGTGGTCGAGCGAGGTCTGGCACATCCTGGCCGCGAACCTGCTGATCGGCGTCGGCATCGGCTTCACGTTCGCCGCGATGCCGATGATCATCATGCGCTCGGTGCCCGCGAGCGAGACCGGCGCCTCCAATGGGCTGAACGCGCTGTTCCGCTCCGTCGGCACGTCGAGCGCCTCCGCCGTGATGGGCGGGGTGCTCGCCGCGATGAGCATCGACGTCGGCGGCGTCTCAGTGCCCACACGGGCCGCGTTCGACGTGTGCTTCTGGCTGGCGATCGTCGCCGGCATCGTGGCTGTGGTGCTGTCGCTGTTCATCCCGAAGCAGCACGCCGGGGAGCGGCATCCGTCGCTCCCCGGATGA
- a CDS encoding HhH-GPD-type base excision DNA repair protein produces the protein MALHITGDTAADALLTDNPLALLIGMLLDQQVPMETAFAGPLKIEQRTGATDATAIAGMAPDEFLEAFRQTPAVHRFPGSMATRVQTLCQTLVDDWGGDAAALWTRPSSGSGDTPSGAEVLKRLKALPGFGEQKAKIFLALLGKQYGFTGEGWREAAGAYGEEGSFRSVADIVSPESLAQVREHKKAMKAAAKKV, from the coding sequence ATGGCCCTTCACATCACCGGAGACACCGCCGCTGACGCCCTGCTCACCGACAACCCGCTGGCACTGCTGATCGGGATGCTGCTGGATCAGCAGGTGCCCATGGAGACCGCCTTCGCCGGGCCTCTGAAGATCGAGCAGCGCACCGGCGCGACCGACGCCACCGCGATCGCCGGCATGGCTCCGGACGAGTTCCTCGAGGCATTCCGGCAGACCCCCGCCGTGCACCGGTTCCCCGGGTCGATGGCCACCCGCGTGCAGACGCTGTGCCAGACGCTCGTCGACGACTGGGGCGGCGATGCCGCCGCGCTCTGGACGCGCCCTTCGTCAGGCTCAGGAGACACTCCCTCGGGCGCCGAGGTGCTGAAGCGCCTGAAGGCTCTGCCCGGGTTCGGCGAGCAGAAGGCGAAGATCTTCCTCGCGCTGCTCGGCAAGCAATACGGTTTCACGGGCGAGGGCTGGCGCGAGGCCGCCGGCGCCTACGGCGAGGAGGGTTCGTTCCGCAGCGTCGCGGACATCGTCTCACCCGAGTCGCTCGCCCAGGTGCGCGAGCACAAGAAGGCGATGAAGGCGGCGGCCAAGAAGGTCTGA
- a CDS encoding MATE family efflux transporter, with product MTARISLNREILRLAVPALGALIAEPAFLIVDAALVGHLGTTPLAGLGIAGAILQTIVGLMVFLAYSTTPAVARRFGAGQPGDAVSVGINGMWLALGLGAVLAVIGAVSSPWLVSLFGAGDAVSAQANDYLVISMWGLPAMLIVFAATGLLRGMQDTVTPLWIAGLGFGANALLNLLFIYGFGWGIAGSAAGTITAQWGMVAAYALVIRRLATTHSASLRAQRDGLRDTARSGGWLFLRTVSLRVALLVTVGIATGLGTQELAGWQIVFTIFSAAAFALDALAIAAQALIGKELGAGDEQRVHRVLGRTVAWGAWFGVIVGGLIAALSGVLGIVFTGDAEVAALVQPALIVLAVAQPIAGVVFVLDGVLMGANDARYLAIAGGLNLVPFLPALWIIAAVGVDGSAGLVWLSLAFFGVYLLARLATLGWRVRSGRWLSAAV from the coding sequence ATGACCGCGCGCATCTCCCTCAACCGAGAGATCCTGCGGCTGGCCGTCCCCGCACTCGGCGCGCTGATCGCGGAACCGGCGTTCCTGATCGTCGACGCCGCACTGGTCGGGCATCTCGGCACCACCCCCCTGGCCGGCCTCGGCATCGCCGGCGCGATCCTCCAGACGATCGTCGGGCTCATGGTGTTCCTCGCCTACTCGACGACGCCGGCCGTGGCCCGCCGTTTCGGCGCAGGGCAGCCGGGAGACGCGGTCTCGGTCGGCATCAACGGCATGTGGCTCGCGCTCGGACTCGGAGCCGTGCTCGCGGTGATCGGCGCAGTGTCCTCTCCCTGGCTCGTGTCGCTGTTCGGCGCGGGCGACGCGGTCTCGGCGCAGGCCAACGACTACCTGGTGATCTCGATGTGGGGCCTGCCCGCGATGCTCATCGTGTTCGCAGCGACCGGCCTGCTGCGCGGCATGCAGGACACGGTCACGCCGCTGTGGATCGCGGGACTCGGCTTCGGGGCGAACGCCCTGCTGAACCTGCTCTTCATCTACGGCTTCGGCTGGGGCATCGCCGGTTCCGCGGCGGGCACCATCACGGCGCAATGGGGGATGGTCGCCGCGTACGCGCTCGTCATCCGCCGCCTGGCCACGACGCACAGCGCCTCGCTCCGAGCCCAGCGCGACGGCCTGCGCGACACCGCCCGCTCCGGTGGATGGCTGTTCCTGCGCACCGTGAGCCTGCGGGTCGCGCTGCTCGTCACCGTCGGCATCGCCACCGGCCTCGGCACCCAGGAGCTCGCGGGCTGGCAGATCGTCTTCACGATCTTCTCAGCGGCGGCGTTCGCGCTCGACGCACTCGCGATCGCCGCGCAGGCGCTGATCGGCAAGGAGCTCGGTGCCGGCGATGAACAGCGCGTGCACCGCGTGCTCGGGCGGACCGTGGCCTGGGGCGCCTGGTTCGGCGTCATCGTCGGCGGTCTCATCGCGGCGCTCTCCGGTGTGCTCGGCATCGTGTTCACGGGCGACGCCGAGGTCGCGGCGCTGGTGCAGCCGGCACTGATCGTGCTCGCGGTCGCCCAGCCCATCGCCGGCGTGGTGTTCGTGCTCGACGGCGTGCTCATGGGAGCGAACGACGCGCGCTATCTCGCGATCGCCGGAGGCCTGAACCTCGTGCCGTTCCTGCCCGCGCTGTGGATCATCGCCGCCGTGGGCGTCGACGGCAGCGCCGGACTGGTCTGGCTCTCACTGGCCTTCTTCGGCGTGTACCTGCTCGCCCGCCTGGCGACGCTGGGCTGGCGGGTGCGCTCGGGCCGCTGGCTGTCCGCAGCCGTGTGA
- the hemE gene encoding uroporphyrinogen decarboxylase, which translates to MALSDAPLLRALAGDRPAQTPVWFMRQAGRSLPEYRELRVGTRMLDACLTPELAAEITLQPVRRHGVDAAVFFSDIVIPLRLAGVDVEIEPGRGPVFANPVRSVADVDRITAIDPASLDSTAIAEAVRLVTAELGDVPLIGFAGAPFTLAAYLVEGGPSKEHLRARAMMHADPDSWNRLAGWLAQISRAFLIAQRDAGASAVQLFDSWAGSLNPADYRAFVAPHSRAALEGIDIPKIHFGVGTGPFLADMRLDGAVDGVGVDWRQPLDEAAALLGPDTTVQGNIDPALLSAPWPVLEAHVRDVLARGRAARAHIVNLGHGVPPETDPDQLTRIVELVHSHG; encoded by the coding sequence ATGGCCCTCTCCGATGCTCCTCTTCTGCGCGCCCTCGCCGGCGATCGCCCGGCTCAGACCCCGGTCTGGTTCATGCGTCAGGCGGGTCGGTCGCTGCCGGAGTATCGCGAGCTGCGCGTCGGAACGCGGATGCTGGATGCCTGCCTGACCCCGGAGCTCGCGGCCGAGATCACCCTGCAGCCGGTGCGCCGGCACGGAGTGGACGCCGCCGTGTTCTTCAGCGACATCGTCATCCCGCTGCGGCTCGCGGGCGTCGACGTGGAGATCGAGCCCGGCCGCGGTCCGGTGTTCGCGAACCCGGTGCGCTCGGTCGCCGATGTCGACCGGATCACCGCGATCGACCCCGCCTCGCTGGACTCGACCGCGATCGCCGAGGCCGTGCGACTGGTCACGGCCGAGCTCGGCGACGTCCCCCTCATCGGCTTCGCCGGAGCTCCTTTCACGCTCGCCGCCTATCTCGTCGAGGGTGGCCCCTCCAAGGAGCACCTGCGAGCCAGGGCCATGATGCACGCCGACCCCGATTCGTGGAACCGGCTGGCCGGCTGGCTGGCGCAGATCTCCCGCGCGTTCCTGATCGCTCAGCGCGACGCCGGAGCGTCGGCCGTGCAGCTCTTCGACTCGTGGGCCGGTTCCCTCAACCCGGCCGACTACCGCGCGTTCGTGGCGCCCCACTCGCGCGCCGCGCTCGAGGGGATCGACATCCCGAAGATCCACTTCGGCGTGGGCACCGGGCCGTTCCTCGCCGACATGCGTCTCGACGGCGCTGTCGACGGCGTCGGCGTCGACTGGCGCCAGCCGCTCGACGAGGCCGCCGCCCTCCTCGGCCCCGACACCACGGTGCAGGGGAACATCGACCCCGCGCTGCTGTCGGCGCCGTGGCCCGTGCTCGAGGCCCATGTGCGCGACGTGCTGGCCCGCGGCCGTGCCGCGCGGGCCCACATCGTCAATCTCGGCCACGGCGTCCCGCCCGAGACCGACCCCGATCAGCTCACGCGCATCGTCGAGCTGGTGCACTCCCATGGCTGA
- a CDS encoding glycine--tRNA ligase: protein MAEQPRLGKVMALARHRGFVFQSGEIYGGSRSAWDYGPLGTELKENIRRQWWQTFVRGRGDMVGLDSSIILPKRVWEASGHVATFTDPLVECRQCHKRFRADNLIEDFEARKGRTVENGLAGIPCPNCGTKGQYTEPKAFSGLVKTYLGVVDNDSAQYFLRPETAQGIFVNFSNVLTASRKKPPFGIGQVGKAFRNEITPGNFIFRTREFEQMEIEFFTPPADAQEWFEHWVDACWNWFIDLGIDPENMRQVDVPEDDRAHYSAGTIDVEYRFGFAGKEWGELMGVANRTDYDLSSHSEASGQNLTYFDQATGERYTPYAIEPSFGLTRAMMAFLVDAYAEEQVPTAKGGTDVRTVLKLDPRLAPVKAAVLPLSRNEKLSPLAREVADALRASWAVDFDDAGAIGRRYRRQDEIGTPFCVTVDFESLEDRAVTVRDRDTMAQERISIDELHAYLAERLRGA, encoded by the coding sequence ATGGCCGAACAGCCCCGCCTCGGCAAGGTCATGGCCCTCGCCCGTCACCGCGGGTTCGTGTTCCAATCGGGTGAGATCTACGGTGGTTCCCGGTCGGCTTGGGACTACGGCCCCCTCGGCACGGAGCTGAAGGAGAACATCCGTCGGCAGTGGTGGCAGACCTTCGTGCGCGGTCGTGGTGACATGGTCGGACTGGACTCCAGCATCATCCTCCCCAAGCGCGTGTGGGAGGCCTCGGGTCACGTCGCCACTTTCACCGACCCGCTTGTCGAGTGCCGCCAGTGCCACAAGCGTTTCCGCGCCGACAACCTGATCGAGGACTTCGAGGCCCGCAAGGGACGCACGGTCGAGAACGGCCTGGCCGGCATCCCGTGCCCGAACTGCGGCACCAAGGGGCAGTACACCGAGCCCAAGGCGTTCTCAGGTCTGGTGAAGACCTATCTCGGCGTCGTCGACAACGACTCCGCCCAGTACTTCCTTCGCCCCGAGACGGCGCAGGGCATCTTCGTGAACTTCTCGAACGTGCTCACTGCGAGTCGCAAGAAGCCGCCGTTCGGGATCGGCCAGGTCGGCAAGGCGTTCCGCAACGAGATCACGCCCGGCAACTTCATCTTCCGCACGCGTGAGTTCGAGCAGATGGAGATCGAGTTCTTCACGCCTCCCGCCGACGCGCAGGAGTGGTTCGAGCACTGGGTCGACGCCTGCTGGAACTGGTTCATCGATCTGGGCATCGACCCTGAGAACATGCGTCAGGTCGACGTGCCGGAAGATGACCGCGCGCACTACTCGGCCGGCACGATCGACGTCGAGTACAGATTCGGCTTCGCCGGCAAGGAGTGGGGCGAGCTCATGGGGGTCGCCAACCGCACCGACTACGACCTCTCCAGCCACAGCGAGGCCTCCGGCCAGAACCTGACCTACTTCGACCAGGCCACGGGTGAGCGATACACGCCGTACGCCATCGAGCCGTCGTTCGGCCTCACCCGCGCCATGATGGCGTTCCTCGTGGATGCCTATGCCGAGGAGCAGGTGCCCACAGCCAAGGGCGGCACCGACGTGCGCACCGTGCTCAAGCTCGACCCGCGCCTCGCCCCTGTCAAGGCCGCCGTGCTGCCGCTGTCGCGCAACGAGAAGCTCTCGCCGCTGGCCCGCGAGGTCGCCGACGCCCTGCGCGCCTCCTGGGCTGTCGACTTCGACGACGCGGGCGCGATCGGCCGTCGCTACCGTCGCCAGGACGAGATCGGCACCCCGTTCTGCGTCACGGTCGACTTCGAATCGCTCGAGGACCGCGCCGTCACGGTGCGCGACCGCGACACGATGGCGCAGGAGCGTATCTCGATCGACGAGCTGCACGCGTACCTCGCCGAGCGCCTGCGCGGCGCCTGA
- a CDS encoding glutamyl-tRNA reductase, which produces MLLCVTASHKTATFDLLERLSRTPDGVAPTLVEMAPCVQGAVVLATCNRFEAYVEMDEPVTAAGAIGVEAVLEAVEAVTGVPAAELDGAYAVHSGRRVAEHLFSVASGLESVVSGEGEIAGQVRRALKSARKEGTTSPELERLFQRASQAQRKVKNVTALGRAGRSLVRLALELADSRIADWSAERVLLVGTGAYAAVTLATLRERGAENISVYSPSGRAEAFAAKHGIRPVAADDYARTAARSSLLITCTTATEPVLGPEQLLAPTGPAAIGCPVGSHNQLVVDLGMPRNVDPAVSTLEGVALLDLETIRLHAPLEELQATDAARSVVREAADTFHVVGERQSVTPAVVALRSHIFSLLESEIARARARGDEDGRIEQALRHLSGVLLHTPTSRAHELAAAGRADEFTAAIGALYGIVPEAESASDDAASASA; this is translated from the coding sequence GTGCTGCTGTGTGTCACGGCGAGTCACAAGACCGCCACCTTCGATCTGCTCGAACGCCTGAGCCGCACCCCCGACGGCGTCGCCCCCACTCTCGTGGAGATGGCTCCGTGCGTGCAGGGTGCGGTCGTTCTCGCGACGTGCAATCGCTTCGAGGCGTACGTGGAGATGGACGAACCCGTCACCGCGGCCGGCGCGATCGGCGTCGAAGCCGTGCTGGAAGCGGTCGAGGCCGTCACCGGCGTCCCTGCCGCCGAGCTTGACGGCGCGTACGCCGTGCACTCCGGCCGTCGCGTTGCAGAGCACCTGTTCTCCGTCGCCTCCGGGCTCGAGTCCGTCGTCTCCGGCGAGGGCGAGATCGCCGGCCAGGTGCGTCGTGCACTGAAGTCGGCACGCAAGGAGGGCACCACCTCCCCCGAGCTCGAGCGCCTGTTCCAGCGCGCCAGCCAGGCGCAGCGCAAGGTCAAGAACGTCACCGCCCTCGGCCGCGCCGGCCGCTCGCTCGTGCGCCTCGCACTCGAGCTCGCCGACAGCCGCATCGCCGACTGGTCCGCCGAGCGCGTGCTGCTCGTGGGCACGGGCGCGTACGCGGCCGTCACCCTCGCCACGCTCCGCGAGCGCGGTGCCGAGAACATCTCGGTGTACTCCCCCTCCGGTCGCGCGGAGGCCTTCGCCGCGAAGCACGGCATCCGCCCCGTCGCCGCAGACGACTACGCCCGCACGGCGGCGCGGTCGAGCCTGCTGATCACCTGCACCACCGCCACGGAGCCGGTCCTCGGCCCGGAGCAGCTCCTGGCCCCGACCGGACCCGCCGCGATCGGATGCCCGGTCGGCTCGCACAACCAGCTCGTCGTCGACCTCGGCATGCCCCGCAACGTCGACCCCGCAGTGTCCACGCTCGAGGGCGTCGCGCTGCTCGATCTGGAAACCATCCGCCTGCACGCTCCACTTGAGGAGCTGCAGGCCACGGATGCGGCGCGCAGCGTCGTGCGCGAGGCCGCAGACACCTTCCACGTGGTGGGTGAGCGCCAGAGTGTGACCCCGGCCGTCGTCGCACTGCGGTCGCACATCTTCTCGCTCCTCGAGTCCGAGATCGCCCGTGCCCGTGCGCGCGGTGATGAAGACGGCCGTATCGAGCAGGCGCTGCGCCACCTCTCCGGCGTGCTGCTGCACACGCCCACCTCGCGAGCGCACGAGCTCGCCGCCGCCGGTCGTGCGGACGAGTTCACGGCAGCGATCGGCGCCCTGTACGGCATCGTTCCCGAGGCCGAGAGCGCGTCGGACGACGCCGCATCCGCCTCGGCCTGA
- a CDS encoding GNAT family N-acetyltransferase: MRTIRDLDTVELILDAQGILDSIRGPERVIDAGTLRALQQSGNYVVGLFDGEGDQERMVGASIAFFGAPAQRAMHSHITALLPEYRGRGWGRELKEHQRQWAFSRDVGRITWTFDPLVARNAHFFLTVLGARVTGYAVNVYGIFGGGDAGDESDRLDVEWALADIAKPPAADLVVETLEIPSDIESLRASDAAAAHEWRTRLRAEMEERLGRGLRIAGFDVERGYLFTA; encoded by the coding sequence GTGCGAACCATCCGTGATCTCGACACCGTTGAACTCATCCTCGATGCCCAGGGCATCCTCGATTCCATCCGAGGCCCCGAGCGCGTCATCGATGCCGGCACCCTGCGCGCGCTGCAGCAATCGGGCAACTACGTCGTCGGTTTGTTCGACGGAGAGGGCGACCAGGAGCGCATGGTCGGCGCCTCGATCGCGTTCTTCGGTGCGCCGGCGCAGCGGGCGATGCACTCGCACATCACCGCGCTGCTCCCCGAGTACCGCGGTCGCGGCTGGGGACGCGAGCTCAAGGAGCACCAGCGCCAGTGGGCGTTCTCCCGCGACGTCGGCCGTATCACCTGGACGTTCGACCCGCTCGTGGCCCGCAACGCCCACTTCTTCCTCACGGTGCTCGGTGCACGCGTGACCGGGTATGCGGTGAACGTGTACGGCATCTTCGGCGGCGGTGACGCAGGCGACGAGAGCGACCGTCTCGACGTCGAGTGGGCGCTCGCGGACATCGCCAAGCCGCCCGCAGCCGACCTCGTGGTCGAGACCCTCGAGATCCCGTCCGACATCGAGTCGCTGCGCGCATCCGACGCGGCCGCCGCCCATGAGTGGCGCACGCGTCTGCGCGCCGAGATGGAGGAACGGCTCGGGCGTGGCCTCCGCATCGCCGGCTTCGACGTGGAGCGCGGCTACCTCTTCACCGCCTGA
- a CDS encoding M13 family metallopeptidase — MTDVLPAGLATDEFSSDIRPQDDLYRHVNGAWLARTEIPGDKARWGSFHLLAEQAEADVRAIIEESQDAEPDTLAGKIGGLFASFMDTERIAAAGVTPLAETLAEIEAIDGIPSFLRTVGAYDRDGRAHLIGFYVDGDPGNPERYVPVVVQSGLSLPDESYFRLDTFADTRAAYRAHLERLLGLAGIPDAGSTADRAIALETELAGHHWDNVRSRDAVATYNLKTWDEVQALAGVDLTPWRDAVAPSNPAAFAEIVVSQPSFLEGLGSLLTPERLDDWKAWLRAQVVHAAAPYLTDEFVQENFSFYGTELTGVPSIRERWKRGVSVTESALGEAIGKVYVERHYPPTAKAAMDELVANLIEAYRQSITDLEWMTAETRERALAKLDSFTPKIGHPEVWRDYSSLVIDRADLFGNVRRAAIFEHDRHVDKVGKPIDRTEWHMPPQMVNAYYNPSMNEIVFPAAILQYPFFDAGRDAAANYGGIGAVIGHEIGHGFDDQGSRYDGDGRLQDWWTDADRAAFEERTKALIAQYDELVPEGLDPEHHVNGALTIGENIGDLGGLGIALKAYELSLGGAEAPVIDGYTGVQRLLLSWAQVWQQKSRDAETLRLLTIDPHSPNEFRCNQIVRNIDAFYDAFDVAENDALWLPAESRVTIW; from the coding sequence ATGACTGACGTTCTCCCCGCAGGCCTGGCCACCGACGAGTTCAGCTCCGACATCCGTCCGCAGGACGATCTGTACCGCCACGTCAACGGCGCGTGGCTCGCACGCACCGAGATCCCGGGTGACAAGGCCCGCTGGGGATCGTTCCATCTGCTCGCCGAGCAGGCGGAGGCCGACGTCCGCGCCATCATCGAGGAGTCGCAGGATGCCGAGCCCGACACCCTCGCCGGCAAGATCGGCGGGCTGTTCGCGAGCTTCATGGACACCGAGCGCATCGCCGCAGCCGGGGTGACCCCGCTCGCGGAGACCCTCGCCGAGATCGAGGCGATCGACGGCATCCCCTCCTTCCTCCGCACGGTCGGCGCCTACGACCGCGACGGTCGCGCGCACCTGATCGGCTTCTACGTCGACGGCGACCCCGGCAACCCCGAGCGCTACGTGCCGGTGGTCGTTCAGTCCGGTCTGTCGCTGCCCGACGAGAGCTACTTCCGCCTCGACACGTTCGCCGACACCCGTGCCGCCTACCGCGCGCACCTCGAGCGCCTGCTGGGGCTGGCCGGGATCCCCGATGCAGGGTCGACGGCCGACCGCGCGATCGCGCTCGAGACCGAGCTCGCCGGGCACCACTGGGACAACGTGCGCAGCCGCGACGCGGTCGCCACCTACAACCTGAAGACCTGGGACGAGGTGCAGGCGCTTGCCGGCGTCGACCTCACCCCGTGGCGTGACGCGGTCGCCCCGTCGAACCCGGCCGCCTTCGCGGAGATCGTGGTGTCGCAGCCGAGCTTCCTCGAGGGACTCGGCTCGCTGCTGACCCCCGAGCGCCTCGACGACTGGAAGGCATGGCTGCGCGCCCAGGTCGTGCACGCCGCAGCCCCCTACCTGACCGACGAGTTCGTGCAGGAGAACTTCTCGTTCTACGGCACCGAGCTCACCGGTGTGCCGTCGATCCGGGAGCGATGGAAGCGCGGCGTCTCGGTCACCGAGAGCGCCCTGGGCGAGGCGATCGGCAAGGTCTACGTCGAGCGGCACTACCCGCCGACGGCGAAGGCCGCGATGGACGAACTCGTCGCGAACCTGATCGAGGCCTACCGCCAGAGCATCACGGACCTCGAGTGGATGACCGCCGAGACGCGCGAGCGGGCGCTCGCCAAGCTCGACTCGTTCACGCCCAAGATCGGGCACCCCGAGGTGTGGCGCGACTACTCCAGCCTCGTGATCGACCGCGCCGATCTGTTCGGCAATGTGCGCCGCGCCGCGATCTTCGAGCACGACCGGCACGTCGACAAGGTGGGCAAGCCGATCGACCGCACCGAGTGGCACATGCCTCCCCAGATGGTGAACGCGTACTACAACCCGTCCATGAACGAGATCGTGTTCCCCGCGGCGATCCTGCAGTACCCGTTCTTCGACGCCGGCCGTGACGCCGCCGCCAACTACGGCGGCATCGGCGCGGTCATCGGCCACGAGATCGGCCACGGCTTCGACGACCAGGGCAGCCGCTACGACGGCGACGGACGCCTGCAGGACTGGTGGACGGATGCCGACCGCGCCGCGTTCGAGGAGCGGACCAAGGCGCTCATCGCGCAGTACGACGAGCTGGTCCCCGAGGGGCTCGACCCGGAGCACCACGTCAACGGCGCGCTCACCATCGGCGAGAACATCGGCGATCTGGGCGGTCTGGGCATCGCGCTCAAGGCCTACGAGCTGTCGCTGGGTGGGGCGGAGGCGCCGGTCATCGACGGCTACACCGGCGTGCAGCGCCTGCTGCTCTCCTGGGCGCAGGTGTGGCAGCAGAAGAGCCGTGACGCCGAGACGCTGCGTCTGCTCACCATCGACCCGCACTCGCCCAACGAGTTCCGCTGCAACCAGATCGTCCGCAACATCGACGCCTTCTACGACGCCTTCGACGTCGCTGAGAACGATGCGCTGTGGCTGCCTGCGGAGTCGCGCGTGACGATCTGGTGA